ttttctttttcttttctttttacaaatatGTTTTTCCCAACAACTTTTAATTGCTTTCAGTTCTTATTAAAACAATTAATgaactttatattttacttaataaaaacatagatttttttctacactcaatatgttttaaaactttcaaaacaaacatatattttataaattttatacaatATTTCATAAACGCGattttaaatctatactattttaTACGTACTTATAGTGTAGttagattttattttcaaatgagacacaattttgttgtgtttcattctatttataaacataaaatgaaaacatattattatactCTCCCTCCTTCCCTCGGTCCCTCCCCTACCGCCGCCCCCGCCCGCCCCCGCCGCTTCCTCCTCCTCTGCATGTTCTTTTTTCTACTCCTCCGGGAACTTTTCATCTTTCTCatccttcttcttttattcatccttttttttttttttttttttttttttttttgacgtcaaaaggctattctattactcaaacttgaggtggtctgggtaaccaaaccggaatagaacaaccaacaaaatgTAACTCTCTACGAAAAGATCTAGCAGTCTTGGCTAGAAAATCTGCTGTCTGATTTTGCGCCCGTGGAACGTAAGTGATGTTGAAGTCCGGGAAACATATCTGTAACGTCTCTATTCTCTCCAATTccgtcgcaaagcttggccacgCCTGAGGATCCTTAACCATAGAAATCAGTTCCTTACAGTCTGTCCCAAAGCTCTGGCAGGTCGAGTGCTGCAGCATACTCTCCATCGCCCACCGCAGTGCTTCTACCTCTGAATGCAAGGCTGATTCACGTCGAGGGAAGTTTTTTGTCCCCATAAGCTGACTATTCCCAGAGCTATCCATCAATgtccatccacatccactaaagtTAGCTGAAAGTGTCCAAGAACCAtctaataaacaaatatttcccAAGCATACGGCTTGGGGTTCCTCATTTATAGTGTCTTGTGATACTGCTTGTACCACTTCATTAGCCTCAAACCATGCGTGGCATTCACTTTCAGCATGTCTAACTAGTTCCAGAGGATCTCTATCTATTCCCCTGAAGAGTTTTTCATTCCTagctttccaaatgtaccatattatccagggataaggatccctgtCTTGCTCTGGCTCCATGATACTATTTttcctccagaatagataatcCATGTTTGTGTAGACGCTCGATACCGGAAAAATATTTGGGCACGTCGGAGTTGAAGATAAAGACCATACTTGACGGGCTGGTGGGCATTCAAAGATTGCATGTGTGACAGTCTCCTCTgcttctccacatcttgggcagtaaTTATCACACCTCATATTGCGTCTAACTAAattcctcgttactgccacatgaccagTTAACAACTGCCACATAAGATGGCACATCTTCGTAGGGGCCTTTAATTTCCACGCAAAGGCCTGGAGCTTTGTAATACTTGGCTCCAAAACTTCCTTCTCCTCTGTTAACTTTAATAAATTCTGCgccacccaatatccagatttaaccgtgtattggCCACTCCTTGTAAAGTTCCAGCAGAAAGAATCACGACGGTGAGttgagcttatggccaaactccttaTGAGTGGTATATCCTCAGGATGAACATAGCTCTCCAATAGTCCCACATCCCAATCCTTCAATCCCTGATCAATAAGATCGCTTACTCTCATGTTAGGATTCATCACAGGAGCTATGGGGGCAGCTGGCCTAGCGGGATTCGATGGAATCCATGGATCCTCCCATACCTTAACCTCATAGCCTGAGTGAATCTTCTGTCTAATCCCAAGTAACAGCAATTTTCTTGCAGCAGAAATGCTAGTCCACACATAGGATGGGCTGCTAACCGGGCCTACTCTCAGTGGTGAGCTCAATCTATAGTACCTTCCCCGTAAAACTCTGGCGACCAGGGAATCAGGAAACTGTACTAATCTCCATAGTTGTTTCGCCAGAAGCGCCAGATTAAACTCATGAATCAGTCGGAAGCCAATTCCACCCTCCTCTCTGGATCGACAGACCTTCTCCCATTTCGCCCAATGTATTCCCCTTTTTGGGGGATTCGAGCTCCACCAGAACTGAGCAATGGCACTTGCCAAattttcacatatctccaatGGGAGCAGGAAAGTTGACATGACGTATGTCGGAAGAGCGAGCAGAATGGATTTAATCAGTACTTCCTTTCCACCTTTTGAGAGCCATCTACCtgtccatccattcactctatgCATCAGCTTATCTTTCAGAAATGCAAAAAGTTTGCATTTAGACCCGCTTATGTCTTCGGGGATGCCTAAGTATgttcccattcctccttcaTTCTGTATCCCAAGTGCGTCTTTAATCTCTTGTCTCGTATTTGCATTAATccg
The window above is part of the Brassica napus cultivar Da-Ae chromosome C3, Da-Ae, whole genome shotgun sequence genome. Proteins encoded here:
- the LOC125583020 gene encoding uncharacterized protein LOC125583020, with the translated sequence MTFVYGDPVLERRDEVWERLTRFSTTKNGPWFMIGDFNEITCHNEKTGGRQRPDSSFLPFKQMLNDCGMLEFPFTGDMLSWVGKRAGGSTVRCRLDRAVGNADWHEKFPHSTVKYMRLWGSDHRPILADILIKPTRRSRKFKFDKRWLDNEDLRQVILDGWKSPDLPPNANIMEHIASCRRALSEWRKQNNVNSAKLVEELKEKVEGLYADDNATTEEIAAALRELSHALKAEEMFWKQKSRVFWLREGDRNTKFFHALTKQRRARNKITQLLDENGNIIEDEEGLVAIATSYFRQIFESSIPEEIAEALAQVPTTITGAMNDDLTAPVSEWEVKLALFAMHPEKAPGPDGMTALFYQKFWDIVKEDLTLMVNKFLFEGTMANGLNDTNICLIPKISKPNAMTQFRPISLCNVSYKIISKVLCQRLKKVLPGLISETQSAFVAGRQISDNVMIAQELFHALRTKPSGRNKRMAIKTDMSKAYDRMEWSFIEAVLRKMGFSETWTSWVMRCITSVKYKVLMNGEPRGNIIPASGQCINFDKSSLLFGKRINANTRQEIKDALGIQNEGGMGTYLGIPEDISGSKCKLFAFLKDKLMHRVNGWTGRWLSKGGKEVLIKSILLALPTYVMSTFLLPLEICENLASAIAQFWWSSNPPKRGIHWAKWEKVCRSREEGGIGFRLIHEFNLALLAKQLWRLVQFPDSLVARVLRGRYYRLSSPLRVGPVSSPSYVWTSISAARKLLLLGIRQKIHSGYEVKVWEDPWIPSNPARPAAPIAPVMNPNMRVSDLIDQGLKDWDVGLLESYVHPEDIPLIRSLAISSTHRRDSFCWNFTRSGQYTVKSGYWVAQNLLKLTEEKEVLEPSITKLQAFAWKLKAPTKMCHLMWQLLTGHVAVTRNLVRRNMRCDNYCPRCGEAEETVTHAIFECPPARQVWSLSSTPTCPNIFPVSSVYTNMDYLFWRKNSIMEPEQDRDPYPWIIWYIWKARNEKLFRGIDRDPLELVRHAESECHAWFEANEVVQAVSQDTINEEPQAVCLGNICLLDGSWTLSANFSGCGWTLMDSSGNSQLMGTKNFPRRESALHSEVEALRWAMESMLQHSTCQSFGTDCKELISMVKDPQAWPSFATELERIETLQICFPDFNITYVPRAQNQTADFLAKTARSFRRELHFVGCSIPAPFKKFNLHSSHISPFHCQIQPSSKQSTRETRMAEIRDVRNESKWEFRFERAVIVRMPFNIEEFD